From Candidatus Pedobacter colombiensis, one genomic window encodes:
- the truA gene encoding tRNA pseudouridine(38-40) synthase TruA → MRYFVHIGYNGLKYNGWQKQPGVMNVQGVIEQALSQVLKTPVFINGCGRTDARVHASQFFFHMDVEQPWDFDLMFRMNKVLPANIAIFDIIPMDGMQHARFDAVQRSYDYFIHTYKNPFLNGLSSFYLLDKLDFDKMKQAAAILPNYKDYKAFCTSPDKYEHTLCYVKSASLSVDKNGDHLRFQISSNRFLSKMIRIIMGQLLKIGKGVLSVEEFESYLINNKTPELITPAHPEGLYLSKVTYPYLNLAPRQQFSSVLQMQADLSWERL, encoded by the coding sequence TTGAGATATTTTGTTCATATAGGCTATAACGGCTTAAAGTACAATGGCTGGCAAAAACAACCAGGGGTAATGAATGTACAGGGAGTTATTGAGCAAGCACTTAGCCAGGTATTAAAAACGCCTGTATTTATTAACGGCTGTGGCCGTACAGATGCGCGTGTACATGCCAGTCAGTTCTTCTTTCATATGGACGTGGAGCAGCCCTGGGATTTCGACCTGATGTTCAGGATGAATAAGGTGCTGCCTGCCAACATTGCTATTTTCGACATTATCCCTATGGATGGCATGCAACATGCTCGTTTTGATGCCGTACAACGATCGTATGACTATTTTATACATACTTATAAGAATCCTTTTTTAAACGGTTTGAGTTCGTTTTATTTGCTGGATAAGCTGGATTTTGACAAGATGAAACAGGCAGCAGCCATATTGCCAAATTATAAAGACTATAAAGCCTTTTGCACGAGCCCCGATAAATACGAGCATACCTTATGCTATGTCAAATCAGCCAGTTTATCAGTCGACAAGAACGGTGATCACCTTCGTTTCCAGATTTCCTCCAATCGATTTCTAAGTAAAATGATCCGGATCATTATGGGACAATTGTTAAAAATTGGCAAAGGAGTATTGAGTGTAGAAGAGTTTGAAAGTTATCTGATCAATAATAAAACGCCGGAGTTAATCACTCCCGCACACCCTGAGGGACTTTATTTATCTAAAGTTACTTACCCTTATTTGAATCTGGCACCGAGGCAACAGTTCTCTTCTGTTCTACAAATGCAGGCCGACCTATCCTGGGAACGTCTATAA
- a CDS encoding DoxX family protein — MTVIQKIEHWGDVHHAKWLDVIRIVLGLLIFSKGIAIVSNTEALQDMILRNGTYGFSGFMSSAGLHIVGFVHLVGGLFITIGLLTRFASVIQIPILLCAVFFVNLSHGFSALNNELWLSIIVLLLLVLFWIVGSGPYSVDQAMKKRPNIFRP, encoded by the coding sequence ATGACAGTTATTCAAAAAATTGAGCACTGGGGCGATGTCCATCATGCCAAATGGCTGGATGTTATCCGAATTGTATTAGGCTTGCTCATCTTTAGTAAAGGTATTGCTATTGTAAGCAATACGGAGGCACTTCAAGACATGATTTTGCGAAACGGCACTTATGGTTTCTCAGGCTTCATGTCGAGCGCAGGATTACATATTGTTGGCTTTGTGCATCTGGTAGGTGGCCTTTTTATTACCATTGGACTGCTTACCCGCTTTGCGTCGGTTATTCAGATTCCAATTTTGTTATGTGCTGTATTCTTTGTCAACCTGTCGCACGGATTTTCAGCGCTTAACAATGAGCTATGGTTATCCATCATTGTATTGCTATTGCTGGTGTTGTTCTGGATTGTGGGTTCAGGACCGTACTCAGTGGATCAAGCCATGAAAAAAAGGCCTAACATTTTCAGACCATAA
- a CDS encoding shikimate kinase, producing the protein MMKIFLIGFMGCGKSTMGKKLAVKLGYEFIDLDHQIEKSLGTTIGAYFLTHGEAAFRKLESETLKNFDYPANAVVATGGGAPCFFDNMEWMNTNGLSIYIEMPAAALAKRLESGKEKRPLLRELNEAEMIEFIEGKLTERDVFYKRALVTVNGISLTADAMRAMILSRQ; encoded by the coding sequence ATGATGAAGATTTTTTTAATAGGTTTTATGGGCTGTGGTAAAAGTACAATGGGGAAAAAGCTGGCTGTAAAACTAGGATACGAATTTATTGACCTTGATCATCAGATTGAGAAAAGTCTGGGTACAACAATAGGGGCTTATTTTTTAACACATGGTGAAGCAGCTTTCAGGAAGTTGGAGAGTGAAACACTAAAGAACTTTGATTACCCTGCAAATGCAGTTGTGGCAACAGGAGGAGGTGCTCCCTGCTTTTTTGATAACATGGAATGGATGAATACGAATGGCCTCTCTATTTACATTGAAATGCCTGCCGCAGCTTTGGCCAAACGTCTGGAAAGTGGTAAGGAAAAACGACCCCTGTTAAGGGAGCTTAATGAGGCCGAAATGATTGAATTTATCGAAGGTAAACTCACTGAGCGGGATGTGTTTTACAAGCGCGCCCTGGTAACTGTAAATGGAATTAGCCTCACCGCTGATGCGATGAGGGCTATGATATTGAGCAGGCAATAA
- a CDS encoding ABC transporter permease, with translation MFQYAVKKILYGFAVMAGVIVVVFVLFNILPGDPARMTMGQRADVSSIEAVRKEFGLDKSKSAQFFLYLNDLSPLGIHENTTESKDKYHYVKLISFGNEVLALKWPYLRRSYQTKRDVTTILSETVPNTFILALTAMIFATLIGVFLGVLSAVHKDTWIDKAANSFAILGISAPSFFAGIIIAWLFGFLLSDYTGLNMSGSLYSYDPFKGEIMTWKNLWLPMITLGLRPLAIIVQLTRSAMLDVLAQDYIRTARAKGLSRNVIIYKHALKNALNPVITAISGWFASLLAGSFFVEYIFGYNGLGRATVNALEMSDFPVVMGSILFIAFVFVIINILVDVLYAFVDPRVKLV, from the coding sequence ATGTTCCAATACGCCGTCAAAAAAATCTTATATGGATTTGCTGTAATGGCAGGCGTCATTGTAGTGGTGTTTGTTTTGTTTAACATATTGCCCGGTGATCCTGCAAGGATGACCATGGGGCAGCGGGCAGACGTATCTTCTATTGAAGCTGTGCGTAAGGAATTTGGATTGGATAAATCTAAATCTGCTCAGTTCTTTCTTTACCTGAATGATCTTTCCCCACTCGGTATTCACGAGAACACCACAGAGAGTAAAGATAAATATCATTATGTAAAACTGATTTCATTTGGCAATGAGGTATTGGCACTTAAATGGCCTTACCTACGGCGCTCTTATCAAACAAAACGTGATGTGACCACAATATTATCCGAAACTGTGCCCAATACTTTCATACTGGCGCTAACAGCCATGATATTTGCAACCCTGATTGGCGTATTTCTAGGTGTGCTTTCGGCAGTTCATAAAGATACCTGGATAGATAAAGCTGCCAATTCATTCGCTATTCTAGGTATTTCGGCTCCATCATTCTTTGCCGGCATCATTATAGCCTGGCTGTTTGGGTTTTTATTGAGTGATTATACAGGGCTCAATATGTCGGGAAGTTTGTACAGCTATGATCCTTTTAAAGGAGAAATCATGACCTGGAAAAATCTATGGTTGCCTATGATTACTTTGGGTTTAAGACCCCTGGCTATTATTGTTCAATTAACCAGGAGTGCCATGCTCGATGTGTTGGCACAGGATTATATCCGCACTGCCCGTGCAAAGGGACTAAGTCGCAATGTAATCATTTATAAACATGCTTTAAAAAATGCACTAAATCCTGTGATCACAGCCATATCAGGTTGGTTTGCCTCTTTGCTGGCAGGATCTTTCTTTGTAGAGTATATATTTGGTTATAATGGACTCGGCCGTGCAACGGTAAATGCGCTTGAAATGTCTGATTTTCCCGTAGTAATGGGCTCCATTCTTTTTATTGCATTCGTATTCGTAATAATTAATATTTTGGTAGACGTATTATATGCCTTTGTAGATCCAAGGGTAAAACTAGTGTAA
- a CDS encoding DoxX family protein → MRKITLNFSRIFVGVLFIFSGLIKANDPLGFGYKLQEYFDVFHMSFLGGMATGIAILLCVFEIVLGALLLFGFWSKKVTTGLLAVIIFFTFLTFVSAAFKVVTSCGCFGDAIPLTPWQSFSKDLVLLVLIIYLFISHDLIKPVTTNLKVQQGLFAFVTLASTLFGVFTYSTLPVLDFLPYKVGANLPQLMKIPEGEKGDEYAIMYKMHNKKTGEKKVMSDKDYLKTEIWKDPNWEIVGDPDKVLVKKGYEPKIKDLLITDASGTDYTKELIENPYYNLVIVAYNLNDANEKAMAQLNALALNAAEQFNIRTVLLTSNSASDVDLFSKRMKLFAEVFYADAVPLKSMVRSNPGVLLLKNGVVINKWHYNTVPSFDKLADMYFSK, encoded by the coding sequence ATGAGAAAGATTACATTAAATTTTTCGAGGATCTTTGTTGGTGTCCTTTTTATTTTTTCAGGATTAATTAAAGCTAATGATCCACTGGGATTTGGCTATAAGCTACAAGAATATTTTGATGTATTCCATATGTCCTTTTTGGGCGGTATGGCTACCGGAATCGCCATATTGCTTTGTGTATTTGAAATCGTATTGGGTGCTTTGTTGTTGTTCGGCTTTTGGAGCAAGAAGGTAACAACCGGATTACTGGCCGTAATTATCTTTTTTACCTTCTTAACTTTTGTATCTGCTGCCTTTAAAGTAGTTACATCTTGTGGCTGTTTTGGAGATGCAATTCCCTTAACCCCATGGCAGTCCTTCTCTAAAGATCTTGTCCTGTTGGTGTTGATCATTTATTTATTTATAAGTCATGACCTGATCAAACCTGTTACCACAAACTTGAAAGTACAGCAAGGACTATTTGCATTTGTAACCCTGGCTTCTACATTATTTGGTGTGTTTACTTATAGCACCTTACCTGTTTTAGATTTCTTGCCTTATAAAGTAGGTGCAAACCTTCCTCAGTTAATGAAAATTCCTGAAGGAGAAAAGGGTGATGAATATGCCATCATGTATAAGATGCATAACAAGAAGACGGGCGAAAAGAAGGTAATGAGCGATAAAGATTATTTGAAAACTGAGATTTGGAAGGACCCCAACTGGGAAATTGTAGGCGATCCGGATAAAGTTTTGGTTAAAAAAGGTTATGAGCCTAAGATCAAAGATTTGCTGATTACTGACGCTTCCGGTACCGATTATACCAAAGAACTGATAGAGAATCCTTATTACAATCTTGTAATTGTAGCTTACAACTTAAATGATGCAAACGAGAAAGCCATGGCTCAGCTCAATGCATTGGCATTAAATGCAGCAGAACAGTTTAATATTAGAACAGTTTTGTTAACTTCTAATTCAGCCAGCGATGTAGATTTATTTAGCAAAAGGATGAAATTGTTTGCAGAAGTATTTTATGCTGATGCAGTACCTTTAAAAAGTATGGTTAGATCAAACCCAGGTGTATTGTTACTTAAAAATGGGGTAGTGATCAACAAATGGCATTACAACACTGTGCCATCTTTTGATAAACTTGCTGATATGTACTTTAGTAAATAA
- a CDS encoding DUF1599 domain-containing protein, which yields MATNTSQEFDAVIAVCKSLFLKKTKDYGTAWRILRPASITDQIFIKAQRIRTLEEKKVSKVGEDITSEYIGIINYCIIAMMQLELGENDPLEMGLNAVEGGYDAKVNETRELMFNKNHDYGEAWRDMRISSLTDLILMKILRVKQIEDNLGQTLASEGINANYQDMLNYSVFALIKLGVQ from the coding sequence TTGGCAACAAATACATCTCAGGAATTCGACGCTGTTATCGCGGTTTGCAAATCGCTTTTTTTAAAGAAAACAAAAGACTACGGAACAGCATGGAGAATATTAAGACCGGCTTCTATAACTGACCAGATTTTTATTAAGGCGCAGCGTATTCGTACATTAGAAGAAAAAAAAGTCTCCAAAGTAGGGGAGGATATCACTTCCGAATACATTGGTATCATTAACTATTGTATAATTGCCATGATGCAATTGGAACTAGGGGAGAATGATCCTTTAGAAATGGGACTGAATGCTGTAGAGGGCGGTTATGATGCAAAAGTAAATGAAACCAGGGAATTGATGTTCAACAAAAATCATGATTATGGCGAAGCCTGGAGAGATATGCGCATCAGCTCATTGACCGATCTGATCCTGATGAAAATCTTAAGGGTAAAACAGATAGAAGATAATTTAGGGCAAACGCTAGCCTCAGAGGGTATAAATGCCAATTATCAGGATATGTTAAATTATTCAGTTTTTGCATTAATTAAATTAGGTGTTCAGTAA
- the folP gene encoding dihydropteroate synthase — translation MAKDTFLNRKTTLNLKGKLVDLSTPCVMGILNLTSDSFYSNSRISSIEQALLRAETIINEGGRFIDIGAYSSRPGAAEVSEGQEIDRIVPAVEAIIKAFPEALLSIDTFRAKVAQAAVKAGAHIINDIAAGKMDEAMFETVADLNVPYIMMHMKGTPQTMQKSINYHNMVLEITGYFSDKVEKLKKLGVKDIILDPGFGFAKTLDQNYELLRRLEDFNLFELPVLIGLSRKSMIYKFLGTGPEQALNGTTTLNTIALLKGANILRVHDVKAAAECIALVEKTQQQ, via the coding sequence ATGGCTAAAGATACATTTTTAAACCGAAAGACCACACTAAACCTAAAAGGTAAACTGGTTGATTTAAGTACCCCCTGTGTAATGGGAATCTTAAACCTCACCTCTGATTCTTTTTATAGCAACAGCCGCATCAGTTCTATTGAGCAGGCATTACTACGTGCCGAAACCATTATAAATGAAGGTGGTCGGTTTATTGATATTGGCGCATATTCATCAAGACCAGGTGCTGCCGAAGTTAGTGAAGGGCAGGAAATAGACAGAATTGTTCCAGCTGTTGAGGCTATTATTAAGGCGTTTCCAGAAGCCTTGCTTTCGATAGATACTTTTCGAGCCAAAGTTGCCCAGGCAGCAGTTAAAGCCGGTGCACATATCATAAACGACATTGCAGCCGGCAAGATGGACGAGGCTATGTTTGAAACTGTGGCGGATTTAAACGTGCCCTACATCATGATGCATATGAAAGGAACACCTCAAACCATGCAAAAAAGCATTAACTATCATAACATGGTGCTGGAAATAACTGGTTATTTCTCTGACAAGGTTGAAAAGCTCAAAAAATTAGGGGTAAAAGACATCATCCTTGACCCTGGTTTCGGCTTTGCCAAAACACTTGATCAAAATTATGAATTATTGCGGCGTTTGGAGGACTTCAATCTTTTTGAGCTTCCCGTTCTTATAGGGCTTTCGAGAAAGTCCATGATTTATAAATTTTTGGGTACTGGCCCGGAGCAAGCATTAAATGGCACAACAACACTGAATACCATCGCCTTATTAAAAGGGGCTAACATTTTACGTGTTCATGATGTAAAAGCGGCTGCAGAGTGCATCGCTTTGGTTGAAAAGACACAGCAGCAATAA
- the cdaA gene encoding diadenylate cyclase CdaA translates to MKTLEFDFLKITVTDAVDIILVALIIYYIYNLIKNTLAVNLLLGMVIILVIHWIVDALHMNLLSNILNQFMSVGIIALIVIFQPEIRRFLLLIGKNTFLQQNKAWWGYLFGSKNIEQNNLIRIKPIIDACKSMKKSRTGALIVFVKFYDDQLFANSCEVIDSKISKRLLESIFQKYSPLHDGAVVIAENKIKSASCILPLTDNDKLPPQFGLRHRAGIGVSETTDAVAVIISEETGEIAYAKQGRVRMNVSFGELEKLLNKDF, encoded by the coding sequence TTGAAAACACTAGAATTCGATTTCTTAAAGATTACCGTTACAGATGCAGTAGATATAATTCTTGTCGCACTTATCATATATTACATTTATAATCTCATTAAAAATACATTGGCAGTAAACCTTTTACTGGGCATGGTGATTATATTGGTAATACATTGGATCGTAGATGCCCTTCACATGAATCTGCTATCCAATATCCTCAACCAATTTATGAGCGTTGGGATTATTGCATTGATTGTAATTTTTCAGCCTGAGATACGCCGCTTCCTGCTGCTGATAGGAAAGAATACCTTTTTACAACAAAACAAGGCATGGTGGGGATATTTGTTTGGCAGCAAAAATATTGAGCAAAATAATCTGATCAGGATTAAACCCATTATTGATGCGTGCAAAAGCATGAAAAAGTCTAGAACAGGGGCATTAATTGTATTTGTCAAATTTTACGACGACCAGCTTTTTGCCAATAGCTGCGAAGTGATCGACTCTAAAATATCAAAACGCTTGCTGGAGAGTATTTTCCAAAAATACAGTCCTCTTCATGACGGCGCAGTTGTTATTGCCGAGAACAAGATTAAAAGTGCGAGCTGCATTCTTCCTTTGACCGATAACGATAAACTACCTCCACAATTTGGATTACGCCACCGCGCTGGCATAGGTGTATCGGAAACTACTGACGCCGTTGCTGTCATAATATCTGAAGAGACGGGGGAAATAGCCTATGCTAAACAAGGAAGAGTTAGAATGAATGTTTCGTTTGGAGAGCTTGAAAAATTACTCAATAAGGATTTTTAA
- a CDS encoding ATP-binding protein codes for MIKKYIYSTLLLLCCFINSNFAQDKATIPVAKKGIIDLRNQSLDHKIALNGEWVFYWNRLLMPDESNLHPGKLITFPFKWTDKINGKSFPSKGFATYKLTVLLPKTDAPLRMAMPDVYSAYRLFVNGHLTASNGHVSTTAKDFVPYWEYKTIELPRNVDSVTLLLQIANFTHSKGGIKKAIWIGNKEYLILKRKQSEAIDLLLTGCLIMGGFFFLGLYLMGNRDKAILLFALFSIVYSYRIIGIDNYVLHTILPNLNWYLTVRLEYLSLFLAIGLFSLYTRYLYPAEVNMGIIKAMCLLCFGFSLAVLCLPPFYFTQLMNPFLGVMLFCLIYVPYVYILAYVRKRPGAIYTLMSSFALMPVFAVSLLHYWSFIPAFQLLSFLFYISFFFLQSLILSHRVSFELKKARAEAEQGLKAKSEFLSTMSHEIRTPLNAVIGMSHLLLKNTPRNDQKEQLDVMLFSANNLLSIVNDILDLNKIEAGKVSFEHIEMDVASIAANIVSGLQGAAHDKGIGLTLNVDQALKNKLLGDPTRLSQVITNLVHNAIKFTNHGSVQVGVKVIAQTDDSITLNIEVKDTGIGISKEKQQLIFERFTQADSSTSRGFGGTGLGLSICKRILELQKSSLNLVSYEGKGSTFYFVQTFEKSVKTLGHKKLEQSPNESDQLLTGIHILLVEDNLMNVLVAQRYLERWGATIDVALNGQEALDRLDANKHQLVLMDLHMPIMDGYKSSAKMRQNGITIPIIALTANLPEEIELNVAEAGIDDIVIKPFLPDELYRKVLHHISAIR; via the coding sequence TTGATAAAAAAGTATATATATAGCACCCTACTCCTACTTTGTTGCTTCATAAATTCTAATTTTGCACAAGACAAAGCAACAATTCCTGTTGCTAAAAAGGGCATTATAGACCTTCGTAATCAATCATTAGATCATAAAATTGCACTTAATGGCGAATGGGTATTCTATTGGAATCGGCTTTTAATGCCTGACGAATCTAATCTCCATCCTGGAAAGCTCATTACATTTCCTTTTAAGTGGACAGACAAAATAAACGGAAAGAGTTTTCCGTCAAAAGGTTTTGCGACTTACAAGCTGACAGTTTTATTGCCTAAAACTGACGCCCCCTTGAGGATGGCAATGCCTGATGTTTACAGCGCCTATCGATTATTTGTCAATGGACATCTCACTGCATCGAATGGACATGTTAGTACTACAGCCAAAGACTTTGTCCCCTATTGGGAGTATAAAACAATAGAGTTGCCTAGAAATGTCGATTCTGTAACCTTATTACTGCAAATAGCAAACTTTACCCATAGTAAGGGCGGCATTAAAAAGGCCATATGGATTGGGAACAAAGAATATCTTATTTTAAAAAGAAAGCAGTCAGAGGCCATCGATTTATTGCTAACCGGCTGTCTCATAATGGGTGGTTTTTTCTTTTTAGGCCTTTATTTAATGGGTAACAGAGATAAAGCTATCTTATTATTCGCCCTATTTTCTATAGTTTATAGCTACAGAATTATCGGAATAGACAATTATGTACTTCATACGATTTTACCTAATCTAAACTGGTACTTAACGGTACGCCTTGAGTATTTAAGTCTGTTTTTAGCAATAGGATTATTTTCCTTATACACACGTTACCTTTACCCTGCTGAGGTCAACATGGGCATTATAAAGGCTATGTGCTTGCTTTGTTTTGGTTTTTCTTTAGCCGTACTTTGTCTACCTCCGTTTTATTTTACCCAGTTAATGAACCCCTTCCTTGGGGTAATGTTATTTTGCCTGATCTATGTACCTTATGTATACATATTGGCCTATGTGAGGAAAAGACCAGGAGCGATTTACACCTTGATGAGCTCCTTTGCGCTGATGCCGGTTTTTGCGGTATCACTGCTCCACTACTGGTCTTTTATCCCAGCATTTCAATTGCTTAGCTTTCTTTTCTACATCAGCTTTTTCTTTCTTCAGTCCCTCATACTTTCGCACAGGGTTTCATTTGAACTGAAAAAGGCCAGAGCTGAAGCGGAACAAGGCTTAAAAGCAAAAAGTGAGTTTTTAAGCACCATGAGTCATGAGATCAGAACCCCATTAAATGCAGTTATTGGGATGAGTCACCTGCTCTTAAAAAACACACCAAGAAACGATCAAAAAGAGCAACTGGATGTGATGCTTTTCTCTGCAAATAATCTATTGTCTATAGTCAATGACATCCTGGATCTAAATAAAATTGAAGCAGGAAAAGTTTCCTTTGAACACATTGAAATGGATGTAGCTTCTATTGCAGCGAATATTGTTTCAGGGCTACAAGGAGCAGCACATGATAAGGGGATTGGCCTAACATTAAATGTTGATCAGGCTTTAAAGAACAAATTACTAGGCGATCCAACCCGCCTATCACAGGTGATCACCAATCTGGTGCACAATGCCATAAAATTTACAAACCATGGCTCTGTACAGGTTGGCGTAAAGGTCATTGCGCAAACAGATGACTCCATAACACTAAATATTGAAGTTAAAGATACAGGGATAGGCATTTCAAAGGAAAAACAGCAGCTTATTTTTGAAAGATTCACTCAAGCCGACTCTTCTACATCCAGAGGATTTGGAGGAACCGGCTTGGGATTATCTATCTGCAAGCGGATCTTAGAACTTCAAAAATCATCATTAAACCTGGTGAGTTACGAGGGCAAAGGATCTACCTTTTATTTTGTACAGACTTTTGAGAAGAGTGTAAAAACATTGGGGCACAAAAAGTTGGAGCAATCACCAAATGAAAGCGACCAGCTACTTACCGGTATTCATATTTTATTAGTAGAAGATAATTTGATGAATGTGCTTGTAGCACAAAGATATCTGGAACGTTGGGGGGCAACCATAGATGTTGCACTAAATGGGCAGGAAGCCTTAGACAGACTAGATGCGAACAAACATCAGCTAGTATTGATGGATTTACATATGCCAATAATGGATGGTTATAAATCGAGTGCCAAAATGCGTCAGAATGGGATTACTATACCTATTATCGCACTTACAGCCAACTTGCCTGAGGAGATAGAATTGAATGTCGCTGAGGCCGGTATTGATGATATCGTGATCAAGCCATTTTTACCTGATGAGTTGTACAGAAAGGTTTTACATCATATATCCGCAATTAGGTAG
- the ltrA gene encoding group II intron reverse transcriptase/maturase: MLEEILDIRNVQKAFRQVTANKGAGGIDGMQTDELRDYLNIHWQALKSDILAGNYRPQSVLKVEIPKTGGGTRILGIPTVIDRLLQQAISQWLSPKYEGDFSANSYGFRPGRSAHQAVFQGQVNLNAGYTWVVEVDLEKFFDTVNHDKPMSLLWVKIKDRGTLKLIRAYLSGGMMDNGLVSPRREGTPQGSPLSPLLSNIILNELDQILEDRGHRFVRYADDCSIYVRSRKSAFRVMAVMTGYLEDKLKLKVNREKSKVSRPSGSTLLGFSFYGSKQGWQIRVASKSLKTIKQKIREQTQRNHSIATSERIYRLEKVIRGWVNYFSIAKAKNQLLRLDEMVRVRLRMIIWKQWKKVYTRIGNLIKLGISRDKAYEWANSRKSYCRIAHSPILCRVLDNAYFTKLKYTGFTNYYYWKTEYQKKLF; encoded by the coding sequence ATGCTTGAAGAAATATTAGACATCCGAAATGTACAAAAAGCCTTTCGGCAGGTTACTGCCAATAAGGGTGCTGGGGGTATTGATGGTATGCAGACCGATGAACTTCGTGACTACCTCAATATCCACTGGCAAGCATTAAAGAGTGATATTTTAGCGGGTAATTATCGACCACAATCTGTACTTAAGGTAGAAATACCCAAAACGGGCGGTGGAACGAGAATTTTGGGCATCCCAACGGTAATCGACAGGCTGTTGCAACAGGCGATCTCTCAATGGTTGAGTCCTAAGTACGAGGGCGATTTTTCAGCAAACAGTTATGGGTTTCGCCCGGGTCGCAGTGCACATCAGGCGGTATTTCAGGGGCAGGTAAACCTCAATGCGGGTTATACCTGGGTTGTAGAAGTGGACTTGGAAAAGTTCTTTGATACGGTCAACCACGACAAGCCTATGAGCCTGTTATGGGTTAAGATCAAGGATAGGGGGACCTTAAAGCTTATTCGTGCTTACCTAAGTGGCGGTATGATGGATAATGGACTGGTTAGCCCCAGAAGAGAGGGTACGCCGCAAGGTAGTCCTTTGAGCCCTTTATTATCAAACATTATTCTGAATGAGCTAGATCAAATTCTGGAAGACCGGGGCCACCGTTTTGTACGTTACGCAGATGACTGTAGTATTTATGTGCGGAGCAGAAAATCGGCCTTCCGTGTTATGGCGGTTATGACAGGCTATTTGGAAGATAAGTTGAAACTCAAGGTCAACCGGGAGAAGAGCAAAGTAAGCCGACCATCTGGTAGCACGCTTTTAGGCTTTTCCTTTTATGGCTCCAAACAAGGATGGCAGATCCGGGTTGCGTCCAAATCTCTGAAAACGATAAAACAGAAGATAAGGGAACAAACCCAACGGAACCATTCGATTGCTACTAGTGAACGAATTTATAGACTAGAAAAGGTCATACGGGGCTGGGTAAATTACTTTTCTATAGCCAAAGCCAAAAATCAGTTACTTAGATTAGACGAAATGGTCCGTGTAAGGTTAAGAATGATCATTTGGAAACAGTGGAAGAAAGTATATACCCGTATTGGGAACCTAATTAAGTTGGGTATTTCAAGGGACAAAGCTTATGAATGGGCAAACAGTCGAAAATCTTATTGCAGAATTGCTCACAGCCCAATACTATGTCGGGTGCTAGACAATGCATACTTTACAAAGCTAAAGTATACGGGCTTTACCAACTACTATTACTGGAAAACTGAATACCAGAAGAAATTATTCTAA
- a CDS encoding BrxA/BrxB family bacilliredoxin gives MYPEYLVEPMRAELTKVGFEELKTAEDVDNAISVEGTVFVVVNSVCGCAAANARPAARLAAANEKHPDKLVTVFAGMEKEAVDRARGYMMPFPPSSPAMALFKDGKLVHMIERHQIEGRPAQMIADSLIGAFDQYC, from the coding sequence ATGTATCCAGAATATTTAGTAGAACCAATGCGTGCAGAACTTACCAAAGTAGGTTTTGAAGAGTTAAAAACGGCAGAAGATGTTGATAACGCTATCAGTGTCGAAGGAACTGTATTTGTTGTTGTGAACTCTGTATGCGGTTGTGCCGCTGCAAATGCGCGTCCTGCTGCAAGGTTAGCTGCAGCTAATGAAAAACATCCTGATAAATTGGTGACTGTTTTTGCAGGTATGGAAAAAGAAGCAGTAGATAGAGCTAGAGGTTATATGATGCCTTTTCCTCCTTCATCACCAGCTATGGCTTTATTTAAAGATGGTAAGTTGGTTCACATGATCGAGCGCCATCAGATTGAAGGCCGTCCGGCACAAATGATTGCAGATAGCTTGATCGGTGCATTTGATCAGTATTGCTAA